A region of Selenomonadales bacterium 4137-cl DNA encodes the following proteins:
- a CDS encoding glycosyltransferase family 39 protein, translating to MTDRISFGTILIILIAAFVMFYNLGGIPLLDPDEPVYAETAKEMLSHNDFVSPRIYGEYWYDKPPMYYWLVAASFKLFGVSEFAARLPSAVLAILCALYVYSASSRMFGNRAGLAGALILVTSIEYFYLGKAAVTDITLNLFLTVALLAFLEKRYYLFYICAGLATVTKGPVGFLFPGAIIFIYMLLTRSFHLLREMKIPAGIVLFALAGLPWYIAMYAIHGNAFVDTFLGFHNITRFTSPEHPEGVLWYYFIPVFIIGFMPWTAIVIQSVWAALTDSQPQHGRPLLFLIIWAAFIFLFFTASRTKLVSYILPMYPPLAMVAGWYIDRLAARRRNARPFAWPLLFTVLGGLFAAGAVYGARQAMPALLPGAYLTAAVFVVMIIGTWFFVARRETERAFWLQIAGMAVFVVILMSLLFPPAAPAFHTRDLAKAFTAHYDGKSPVYVVKFLRPGFSFYAGVYGTELTPDHWKTPGKAYFVVRPADWEWLPEADKRKLKVLATADEKLLIVKQ from the coding sequence ATGACGGATAGGATCAGCTTCGGAACGATACTCATCATCCTTATCGCCGCCTTCGTCATGTTCTACAACCTCGGCGGCATACCCCTCCTCGACCCGGACGAGCCGGTTTACGCCGAAACCGCCAAAGAGATGCTCAGCCACAACGACTTCGTATCGCCGCGCATCTACGGCGAATACTGGTACGACAAGCCGCCGATGTACTACTGGCTTGTGGCCGCCTCCTTCAAGCTGTTCGGCGTCAGCGAATTCGCCGCCCGCCTTCCGTCCGCCGTGCTTGCCATCCTCTGCGCCCTCTACGTCTACTCCGCCTCATCCCGGATGTTCGGGAACCGCGCCGGCCTGGCTGGCGCCCTTATCCTCGTCACCAGCATAGAATACTTTTACCTCGGCAAGGCGGCCGTCACCGACATCACCCTCAACCTTTTCCTGACCGTTGCCCTGCTCGCCTTCCTCGAAAAACGCTACTACCTGTTTTACATCTGCGCCGGACTGGCCACCGTCACCAAGGGGCCGGTGGGCTTCCTCTTCCCGGGTGCGATAATCTTTATCTACATGCTCCTGACCCGCAGTTTCCACCTGCTCAGGGAAATGAAGATACCGGCCGGGATCGTCCTCTTCGCCCTGGCCGGCCTGCCCTGGTACATAGCTATGTACGCCATCCACGGCAACGCCTTCGTCGACACCTTCCTTGGTTTTCACAACATTACCCGGTTTACCAGCCCCGAGCATCCCGAAGGGGTGCTGTGGTACTACTTCATCCCCGTCTTCATTATCGGCTTCATGCCATGGACGGCGATCGTGATCCAGTCCGTCTGGGCGGCCCTGACCGACAGCCAGCCTCAGCACGGCCGGCCATTGCTCTTCCTCATCATCTGGGCGGCCTTCATCTTCCTGTTCTTCACCGCCTCGCGGACCAAACTCGTATCCTACATCCTGCCAATGTACCCGCCGCTCGCCATGGTCGCCGGCTGGTACATCGACCGCCTGGCCGCCCGGAGACGCAACGCCCGTCCGTTCGCCTGGCCGCTCCTCTTCACAGTCCTCGGCGGCCTGTTCGCCGCGGGCGCCGTTTACGGCGCCCGCCAGGCCATGCCGGCCCTCCTGCCGGGTGCCTATCTCACGGCCGCCGTCTTCGTCGTCATGATCATCGGGACATGGTTCTTCGTCGCCAGGCGGGAAACGGAACGGGCCTTCTGGCTGCAAATAGCCGGCATGGCCGTATTCGTCGTCATTCTCATGTCGCTGCTTTTCCCTCCGGCCGCGCCGGCCTTTCACACCCGCGACCTCGCCAAGGCCTTCACCGCACACTATGACGGCAAATCGCCCGTGTATGTGGTCAAATTCCTTCGCCCCGGCTTCTCCTTCTATGCCGGCGTCTATGGCACGGAACTCACCCCCGACCACTGGAAAACTCCCGGCAAGGCTTATTTCGTCGTCCGTCCGGCCGACTGGGAATGGCTGCCCGAAGCCGATAAACGCAAGCTCAAGGTATTGGCGACCGCCGACGAAAAGCTGCTGATCGTCAAGCAGTGA
- a CDS encoding NAD-dependent epimerase/dehydratase family protein — translation MKVLVTGGAGFIGSHIVDNLLAKDCAVVAVDDLSTGLAANVNPAARLVRLDIAKDDLGPLFAAEQFDFVIHLAAQTAVPKSLAAPAFDCAVNVLGTVNVLEAARTTGVKRVVFASTAAVYGAATAVPIVEETPVQPFSFYGLSKVTAENYLRLYREVFALDYVILRYANVYGERQGDAGEGGVVSIFTRRIAAGQPLDIFGDGGQTRDFIYAGDVAEANWRALVSPAANAVYNIGTGTEISVSELAALMAKVSGRETAVRRQPPREGDIYRSCLDNRAAVQALSWQPRTPLMEGLAATYRSLAGNPSS, via the coding sequence GTGAAAGTTCTTGTCACCGGCGGGGCCGGCTTCATCGGCTCCCACATCGTGGACAACTTGCTGGCCAAAGACTGCGCCGTCGTCGCCGTCGACGACCTCAGCACCGGCCTTGCGGCCAACGTAAACCCGGCAGCGCGCCTCGTGAGACTGGACATCGCCAAGGACGACCTTGGGCCGCTGTTCGCCGCCGAACAGTTCGACTTCGTCATCCACCTAGCCGCCCAGACGGCTGTACCGAAATCTCTGGCCGCCCCGGCGTTCGACTGCGCCGTCAACGTCCTCGGCACCGTCAACGTCCTTGAAGCTGCCCGCACCACCGGCGTCAAAAGAGTGGTATTCGCCTCCACCGCCGCCGTTTACGGCGCAGCCACAGCCGTCCCCATCGTCGAGGAAACGCCCGTGCAGCCCTTCTCGTTCTACGGACTGAGCAAAGTCACGGCGGAAAACTATCTCCGGCTGTACCGGGAAGTCTTCGCCCTCGACTACGTAATCCTCCGCTACGCCAACGTCTACGGCGAACGCCAGGGCGACGCCGGCGAAGGCGGGGTCGTCAGCATCTTCACCCGTCGCATCGCCGCCGGTCAACCGCTCGACATCTTCGGCGACGGCGGCCAGACCCGCGATTTCATCTACGCTGGCGACGTCGCCGAGGCTAACTGGCGGGCTCTCGTATCACCGGCCGCCAACGCCGTGTATAATATCGGCACAGGCACGGAAATAAGTGTCAGCGAATTGGCCGCCCTAATGGCGAAGGTATCCGGGCGGGAAACGGCCGTCCGTCGCCAGCCGCCGCGGGAAGGGGACATTTACCGTTCCTGCCTCGACAACCGCGCCGCTGTGCAGGCCTTGTCGTGGCAGCCGCGGACGCCGCTCATGGAGGGCCTGGCCGCGACCTACCGCTCGCTGGCGGGCAACCCGTCATCCTGA
- the hpnK gene encoding hopanoid biosynthesis-associated protein HpnK, whose product MKQLIVNADDFGLHPAVNRAVIAGHTGGCITSTSIMPGAAAFADAALLAGNHPSLGIGVHLTLVGERPVTDPAAIPTLVDSDGRFPGQYPAFLARYLRGRVNRDEIRAELTAQIAKTAAAGIAITHLDSHQHLHVLPGIIDIVLDLAAEFGIKALRIPAEPRFFSGGYPYTAGRFLGRFGLSSLASLARGKARRRGIAVPDHFFGMLAGGNMRQQYLLAILDRLSDGVSEIMVHPGDDDAALGALYGWGYRWRDELAALTGDETLRRLEANGIRLISFRELGP is encoded by the coding sequence ATGAAACAGCTCATCGTCAACGCCGACGACTTCGGCCTCCACCCGGCGGTAAACCGGGCCGTCATCGCCGGCCACACCGGGGGCTGCATAACCAGCACCTCGATAATGCCCGGCGCTGCCGCCTTTGCCGATGCGGCCCTGCTGGCCGGTAACCATCCGTCTCTCGGCATCGGCGTACACCTGACGCTGGTGGGGGAGAGGCCGGTAACCGATCCCGCCGCCATCCCGACCCTCGTTGACAGCGACGGGCGCTTTCCCGGCCAGTACCCGGCTTTTCTGGCCCGCTACCTGCGCGGCCGCGTCAACAGGGACGAAATACGCGCCGAGCTTACCGCCCAGATCGCCAAAACAGCCGCCGCCGGCATCGCGATAACCCACCTCGACAGCCACCAGCACCTGCACGTCCTCCCCGGCATCATCGATATCGTCCTCGACCTGGCGGCGGAATTCGGCATCAAGGCCCTGCGCATCCCAGCCGAGCCTCGCTTTTTCTCCGGCGGCTACCCGTACACCGCCGGCCGCTTCCTCGGCCGCTTCGGCCTTTCCTCGCTGGCGTCGCTGGCCCGCGGCAAAGCGAGGCGACGCGGGATCGCCGTTCCCGACCATTTTTTCGGCATGCTCGCCGGCGGCAACATGCGGCAGCAATATCTGCTCGCCATCCTTGACCGGCTCTCGGACGGCGTCAGCGAAATAATGGTCCATCCCGGCGACGACGACGCGGCGCTGGGGGCTCTGTACGGCTGGGGCTACCGCTGGCGGGACGAACTGGCCGCGCTTACCGGCGACGAAACCCTGCGACGCCTGGAGGCTAACGGAATCCGCCTGATCTCCTTCCGGGAGCTCGGCCCATGA
- a CDS encoding lysylphosphatidylglycerol synthase transmembrane domain-containing protein, translated as MNKFYRRLILLVLLVAGISAAVIYFTVGIDTLSHMDAFRPWSLVAVLVCLVVGMYFDGTRLLHLVRIAGQRITLTQAVQVIFSNYFAALLTPGATGGAVAQVMFLRKAGVPTGSATVVVFIRTIMSIMFLFVCLPFVFAYDPRLLPWIPPQVLIAVSGAMVLASAAGVWFLRSPLSLKVLRRLTRRVGRSRRRQIFGLYRDTRGAVFLLLSAPLGMLRVFAESAASLLALYAVVPVLFLGLGATVDWPLVMGRMIFLNILLYFAPTPGGSGIAEGGFVILFGELLPPGTVGILAVAWRIAAEYLPFSIGFYYTVRVFGRDFLFDQPKKVGR; from the coding sequence ATGAATAAATTCTACCGGCGTCTCATCCTGCTCGTCCTGCTCGTTGCCGGCATATCGGCGGCCGTAATCTATTTCACCGTCGGCATCGATACCCTCAGCCACATGGACGCCTTCCGTCCGTGGTCGCTCGTCGCCGTGCTCGTGTGCCTCGTCGTCGGCATGTACTTCGACGGCACGAGGCTGCTTCACCTGGTGCGCATCGCCGGCCAGCGGATAACCCTGACCCAGGCGGTGCAGGTTATATTCAGCAACTACTTCGCCGCCCTCCTTACCCCGGGGGCGACAGGCGGAGCGGTGGCCCAGGTCATGTTCCTGCGGAAGGCCGGCGTCCCCACAGGCAGCGCCACCGTCGTCGTTTTTATTCGCACCATCATGTCCATCATGTTCCTCTTCGTCTGCCTACCGTTCGTCTTTGCCTACGACCCCCGCCTGCTGCCCTGGATACCGCCGCAGGTTCTCATCGCCGTAAGCGGCGCCATGGTGCTGGCCAGCGCCGCCGGCGTATGGTTCCTGAGGTCGCCGCTCTCCCTAAAGGTGCTGCGGCGCCTCACCCGCCGCGTCGGGCGAAGCCGTCGACGCCAAATATTCGGTCTCTACCGCGACACCCGCGGCGCCGTTTTCCTGCTGCTCAGCGCTCCCCTCGGCATGCTCAGGGTGTTTGCCGAATCGGCCGCCAGCCTGCTCGCCCTCTACGCCGTCGTCCCCGTACTCTTCCTCGGCCTGGGGGCGACGGTCGACTGGCCCCTCGTCATGGGCCGCATGATCTTCCTCAACATCCTGCTCTACTTCGCCCCCACCCCGGGCGGTTCCGGCATCGCCGAAGGCGGCTTCGTCATCCTCTTCGGAGAACTCCTGCCGCCGGGCACGGTCGGCATCCTCGCCGTAGCCTGGCGGATCGCCGCCGAGTACCTGCCATTTTCCATCGGCTTTTATTATACGGTCAGGGTGTTCGGCCGGGACTTCCTGTTTGATCAACCGAAAAAAGTCGGCCGTTGA